The following are encoded together in the uncultured Draconibacterium sp. genome:
- a CDS encoding TonB-dependent receptor has translation MMKFKLLLLCLILGSTVLAQNVTLSGYLKDASNGEALIGATIYVEEIHQGTASNAYGFYSLTIPEGNYTLQVSFIGYETVKQKIEATASKTISVSLIESTEQLAEVIVRGEAANANVERVEMGMATLPVKTIKKLPAFMGEVDIIKTIQLLPGIQSGGEASSGLYVRGGGPDENLMLLDEAPVYNASHLMGFFSVFNSDAIKDIQVYKSGIPAEYGGKGSSVIDIRQKDGNSQRFGFEGGIGNLSSRLTLEGPIIKDKWSFILAGRRTYYDVLGKAAGLEELQDNKLYFYDLNGKSNLIINNNNRIYISGYMGDDVFSMGESIYMRWGNSTATARWNHIFGDKIFMNISAIYSNYDYNLGVPGDNADNFDWSSRIRDYNAKFDFTYFFNPNNTIKFGGNTILHHFRPGKVQTEGENSMFSDMELAQYNALENALYISNEQKISDRFTVQYGLRLSHFQQIGEGEVNIYQNPEALKKNEIIETKEYKKGDKIGDAFVHLEPRLGMKYTLGRHNSVKSSFNRMVQNLHLITNTQSPTPLDIWLPTSTYIKPLIVDQVSVGYFHNLNNNMWEASLELYYKNMQNVLDYREGAELFLNNAIETELLHGKGESKGLELLMKKSKGQLTGWVGYTWSKTSRKINGINNGNWYPSSYDRTHDVSVVSNYELNSRWNFAANFVFATGSPISYPVAKYTVQGNQIYEYSARNSNRIPDYHRLDISATYDFKKNENRRFKQSLNFSVYNVYGRRNAYSITPEANEDNLNQTQFLRISIIGAPIPSVTYNVKF, from the coding sequence ATGATGAAATTTAAACTGCTACTACTGTGCCTGATTTTAGGGTCAACTGTACTAGCGCAAAATGTAACCCTCAGTGGCTACCTAAAAGATGCTTCCAATGGAGAAGCCCTGATAGGAGCCACAATCTATGTTGAAGAAATTCACCAGGGAACCGCCTCAAATGCCTACGGATTTTACTCATTAACTATACCTGAAGGCAACTACACTCTACAAGTATCGTTTATTGGATACGAAACCGTTAAACAGAAAATTGAAGCGACTGCCAGTAAAACCATTTCCGTTTCATTGATTGAAAGCACTGAGCAACTTGCTGAAGTAATTGTTCGCGGAGAAGCCGCAAATGCCAATGTTGAACGGGTTGAAATGGGAATGGCCACTCTGCCGGTTAAAACCATAAAAAAGTTACCGGCATTTATGGGTGAAGTCGACATTATTAAAACCATTCAGTTACTTCCCGGGATCCAAAGTGGTGGTGAAGCAAGTTCAGGTTTGTATGTTCGTGGCGGTGGCCCCGACGAAAACCTGATGTTACTTGACGAAGCCCCCGTTTACAATGCTTCTCATTTAATGGGCTTCTTTTCGGTTTTTAACTCCGATGCAATTAAAGACATTCAGGTTTACAAAAGTGGGATTCCGGCTGAATATGGAGGCAAAGGTTCTTCAGTAATCGATATTCGCCAAAAAGATGGAAACTCGCAACGTTTTGGGTTCGAAGGTGGAATCGGAAACTTGTCGAGCCGTCTTACTTTGGAAGGCCCGATAATAAAAGACAAATGGAGTTTTATACTTGCCGGAAGACGAACTTATTATGATGTACTTGGTAAAGCAGCCGGTTTGGAAGAGCTGCAGGACAACAAACTCTACTTTTACGATTTAAACGGAAAATCGAACCTGATTATAAACAATAACAACCGCATTTATATTTCGGGTTACATGGGCGATGATGTTTTCTCCATGGGAGAATCCATTTACATGCGTTGGGGGAACTCAACTGCAACTGCACGCTGGAACCATATTTTTGGCGATAAAATTTTCATGAATATTTCCGCCATTTACTCCAACTACGATTACAATCTTGGGGTACCCGGCGACAACGCCGATAATTTCGACTGGTCGTCAAGAATCAGAGACTACAACGCCAAGTTCGATTTTACGTATTTCTTTAATCCCAACAACACCATAAAATTTGGAGGAAATACAATCCTGCATCATTTTAGACCCGGGAAAGTGCAAACCGAAGGCGAAAACTCCATGTTCAGCGATATGGAACTAGCACAGTACAATGCATTGGAAAATGCGCTGTATATTTCGAACGAACAAAAAATATCGGATCGTTTCACCGTTCAATACGGGCTTCGTTTGAGCCATTTTCAACAAATTGGAGAAGGAGAGGTAAACATTTACCAAAACCCGGAGGCGCTGAAAAAGAATGAAATAATAGAGACAAAGGAATACAAAAAAGGGGATAAAATTGGAGATGCATTTGTTCACCTCGAGCCGCGTTTAGGCATGAAATATACACTTGGAAGGCACAATTCTGTAAAATCGTCGTTCAACCGGATGGTACAAAACCTGCATCTTATTACCAATACCCAATCGCCTACCCCGCTTGACATTTGGCTACCCACCAGTACATATATAAAACCTCTAATTGTCGATCAGGTTTCGGTCGGATATTTTCATAACCTGAACAACAATATGTGGGAAGCTTCGCTGGAACTGTATTACAAAAACATGCAAAATGTGTTGGATTATCGCGAAGGTGCAGAATTGTTTTTGAACAATGCGATTGAAACAGAGCTGTTGCACGGGAAAGGAGAATCGAAAGGATTGGAATTATTGATGAAAAAATCGAAAGGGCAACTAACCGGATGGGTCGGCTATACGTGGTCGAAAACAAGCAGAAAAATAAATGGAATCAACAATGGCAACTGGTATCCTTCGTCATACGACCGCACGCACGATGTATCGGTGGTTTCGAACTACGAACTAAACAGCCGTTGGAACTTTGCAGCTAATTTTGTTTTTGCAACCGGAAGTCCGATATCTTATCCGGTGGCTAAGTACACAGTTCAGGGCAATCAAATATACGAGTACTCGGCACGCAACAGCAACCGTATTCCAGACTATCATCGTCTGGATATTTCAGCCACTTACGATTTTAAGAAAAACGAAAACCGCCGCTTTAAACAGTCGCTTAATTTTTCTGTTTACAACGTATATGGCCGTCGCAATGCATATTCTATTACGCCGGAAGCCAATGAAGACAATCTAAATCAAACACAATTTTTACGTATTTCTATCATTGGTGCTCCTATTCCATCAGTAACCTATAATGTAAAATTCTAA
- a CDS encoding DUF4249 domain-containing protein, giving the protein MKQLKFIKITILTLLLSSFLLSCEDVVDVDINPVDLDLITVEAYINTRSVNNIYVKLEKSLPVDVANANPAINDALVQISDDAPTPHTITLQEDGQTGMYWIPQNETYTAVPGRTYKLSITTTDGTVITAEDYLAEVENLDEVKVNLSPRGDYEYLGVFINSQETPGLGNYYKWNIYINNRLLYESDKLAFASDELVDGNYIYDFEIFTDWYEDEEDKILLPGDTIRVEQLSISRTSYDFYLGMMNQAFSGGPFSVPPANVPNNLSASDGKRVLGLFSARDISVGNIIILDDDNYTPLASNYNLNQ; this is encoded by the coding sequence ATGAAACAACTGAAATTCATAAAAATAACAATACTCACTCTACTACTTTCATCTTTTTTATTATCATGCGAAGATGTAGTAGATGTTGATATAAACCCTGTGGATCTAGATTTGATAACTGTTGAAGCTTATATAAATACCAGGTCGGTCAATAATATTTATGTGAAACTAGAAAAATCACTACCTGTTGATGTTGCAAATGCAAATCCTGCAATAAACGATGCTTTGGTACAAATTTCAGACGATGCGCCTACGCCGCACACAATTACCTTGCAGGAAGACGGGCAAACCGGTATGTATTGGATACCTCAGAATGAAACTTATACCGCTGTTCCCGGAAGAACCTACAAACTTAGCATTACCACCACCGACGGGACTGTAATTACCGCTGAAGATTATTTGGCTGAAGTTGAAAACCTCGACGAAGTAAAAGTAAATCTCTCGCCGCGGGGCGACTACGAATATCTGGGTGTGTTTATTAATTCGCAGGAAACACCGGGGTTAGGAAACTATTACAAATGGAATATTTATATAAACAACCGCTTGTTGTACGAGAGTGATAAACTGGCATTTGCCAGCGATGAGCTCGTGGACGGGAATTACATTTACGATTTTGAAATTTTTACCGATTGGTATGAAGACGAAGAAGACAAAATATTGTTACCTGGCGACACAATCCGTGTTGAGCAGCTTTCAATTTCACGAACATCCTACGATTTTTATTTGGGAATGATGAACCAGGCATTCTCGGGTGGTCCCTTTAGTGTACCTCCTGCAAATGTTCCCAATAACCTTTCGGCAAGTGATGGGAAACGGGTTTTAGGTTTATTTTCGGCACGCGATATTTCGGTTGGAAACATTATAATCCTGGACGACGACAACTATACTCCACTGGCTTCAAATTACAATTTGAACCAATAG